Proteins encoded by one window of Xiphophorus couchianus chromosome 13, X_couchianus-1.0, whole genome shotgun sequence:
- the LOC114155831 gene encoding gastrula zinc finger protein XlCGF57.1-like: protein MDDHRRLLDFSRRPQIILHRIDCLQCDIYYQERRSTLDQEELEPVQVKQEQEEPEDHQIKEEQEDLKHQQIKVEEKEVYCSQGEEQIELKQETDTCMVVPVDEQTDHTESEPNRNQDIFQEAAEAENQNQERRKPFSCVISKKCLTFKSVFDAHMRTHTGKKQFTCMTCGKGFIRKYVLTRHMMIHTGEKPFSCVTCGKSFIRKHHLTQHMMIHTGEKPFSCVTCGKSFIRKHHLTQHMMIHTGDMPFSCVTCGKRFLRKLALTQHMMIHTGEKSFSCVTCGKSFRHKYALTQHMMIHTGEKPFSCVTCGKSFIRKQDLTEHMRIHTGEKPFSCVNCEKPFMHKSALTKHMMIHTGEKPFSCGNCGKSFCQKQTLIRHMMIHTGEKPFSCVTCLKSFSHKNSLTKHMTRHTVEKL, encoded by the coding sequence ATTGCCTGCAGTGTGACATTTATTACCAGGAGAGGAGATCCActctggaccaggaggagttgGAACCTGtgcaggtgaaacaagaacaggaagagccagaagatcatcagataaaagaagagcaggaggatctaaaacaccagcagataaaagtggaagagaaagaagtttactgcagtcagggtgaagaacagattgaattaaaacaggagactgatacctgcatggtggttcctgttgatgagcaaacagaccacactgaatcagaaccaaacaggaaccaagacatcttccaggaagctgctgaagctgagaaccaaaatcaggaaagaagaaaacctttctcatgtgtcattagtaaaaagtgtttgactttcaaatctgtttttgatgctcATATGAGAACTCATACGGGTAAAAAGCAGTTTACATGTATGACCTGTGGGAAAGGTTTTATtcgaaaatatgttttaactaGGCACATGATGAtccacacaggtgaaaagccgttttcatgtgtgacctgtggaaaaagttttattcgaaaacatcatttaactcagcacatgatgattcacactggcgaaaagccgttttcatgtgtgacctgtggaaaaagttttattcgaaaacatcatttaactcagcacatgatgattcacacaggtgacatgccgttttcatgtgtgacctgtggaaaacgTTTTCTTCGAAAACtggctttaactcagcacatgatgattcatactggtgaaaagtcattttcatgcgtgacctgtggaaaaagttttaggcataaatatgctttaactcagcacatgatgattcacacgggtgaaaagccgttttcatgtgtgacctgtggaaaaagttttattcgaaaacaggatttaactgagcacatgaggattcacactggtgaaaagccgttttcatgtgtgaactgtgaaAAACCTTTTATGCATAAATCGGctttaactaagcacatgatgattcacactggtgaaaagccgttttcatgtggaaattgtggaaaaagtttttgtcaaaaacaaactttaattcggcacatgatgattcacacaggtgaaaagccgttttcatgtgtgacctgtttaaaaagttttagtcataaaaatagtttaactaagcacatgacGCGTCACACAGTTGAAAAGCTGTAG